A region from the Aegilops tauschii subsp. strangulata cultivar AL8/78 chromosome 5, Aet v6.0, whole genome shotgun sequence genome encodes:
- the LOC109768298 gene encoding endo-1,4-beta-xylanase 1 gives MASTQDVNMDGSLTGYAPFGSSTTTLSVHNEEETAITVAVGGNEPSGRYILVAGRAVEKDGVRLPIPVGVLKPGITYRVGGWISLGAARGTSHPVRIHLDVDDNGNETLVECGALCAQEGAWTEIMGAFRLRTEPRSAAVYIHGAPAGVDVKVMDVRVFPVDHKARFRQLKDKTDKARKRDVILKLGAGAAASVRVVQLDNAFPFGTCINTSVIHNPVFLDFFTNHFDWAVFENELKWYHTEAQQGQLNYADADALLAFCDRQGKHVRGHCVFWSVDGDVQQWVKNLNRDQLRSAMQSRLEGLVSRYAGRFKHYDVNNEMLHGRFFRDRLGDEDIPAYMFKEVARLDPEPALFVNDYNVERGNDPNATPEKYAKQVAWLQGRGAVVGGIGLQGHVQNPVGEVIGAAIDRLAKTGVPIWFTELDVPEYNVSLRAKDLEVVLREAYAHPAVEGIVFWGFLQGTMWRENAWLVDADGTVNEAGQMFLNLQREWKTDARGNVDGDGDFKFRGFYGRYVVEVTTATGKQMLKTFTVEKGDNNTALLVDLADA, from the exons ATGGCAAGCACTCAG GACGTGAACATGGACGGCAGCCTCACCGGCTACGCACCGTTCGGCTCGAGCACGACGACGCTGTCCGTGCACAACGAGGAGGAGACGGCCATCACTGTGGCCGTGGGTGGCAACGAGCCCAGCGGCCGGTACATCCTGGTGGCGGGGCGCGCCGTCGAGAAGGACGGCGTGCGCCTGCCGATCCCGGTGGGCGTCCTCAAGCCTGGGATCACGTACCGCGTTGGCGGGTGGATCAGCCTGGGAGCAGCACGGGGCACCAGCCACCCCGTGCGCATCCACCTTGACGTGGACGACAATGGCAACGAGACCCTGGTGGAGTGCGGCGCGCTGTGCGCCCAGGAGGGCGCGTGGACGGAGATCATGGGCGCCTTCCGGCTCAGGACCGAACCGCGCAGCGCCGCGGTTTACATCCACGGCGCCCCTGCCGGCGTGGACGTCAAGGTCATGGATGTCCGCGTCTTCCCGGTGGACCACAAGGCGCGCTTCAGGCAACTCAAGGATAAGACTGACAAG GCGCGCAAGAGGGACGTGATTCTGAAGCTGGGAGCGGGAGCGGCGGCGTCCGTGCGCGTGGTGCAGTTGGACAACGCCTTCCCCTTCGGGACATGCATCAACACGTCCGTCATCCACAACCCGGTCTTCCTCGACTTCTTCACCAACCACTTCGACTGGGCcgtcttcgagaacgagctcaagTGGTACCACACCGAGGCGCAGCAGGGCCAGCTCAACTACGCCGACGCCGACGCGCTGCTCGCCTTCTGCGACCGCCAGGGCAAGCACGTCCGCGGCCACTGCGTCTTCTGGTCCGTGGACGGCGATGTGCAGCAGTGGGTCAAGAACCTCAACAGGGACCAGCTCAGGTCCGCCATGCAGAGCCGCCTCGAGGGCCTCGTCTCCCGCTACGCCGGCAGGTTCAAGCACTACGACGTCAACAACGAGATGCTGCACGGCCGCTTCTTCCGCGACCGCCTCGGCGACGAGGACATCCCGGCGTACATGTTCAAGGAGGTGGCGCGCCTGGACCCGGAGCCCGCGCTCTTCGTCAACGACTACAACGTCGAGCGCGGCAACGACCCCAACGCGACGCCGGAGAAGTACGCCAAGCAGGTCGCGTGGCTGCAGGGCCGCGGCGCTGTGGTGGGCGGCATCGGGCTGCAGGGCCACGTGCAGAACCCGGTCGGGGAGGTCATCGGCGCCGCCATCGACAGGCTCGCCAAGACCGGCGTGCCCATCTGGTTCACCGAGCTGGACGTGCCCGAGTACAACGTCAGCCTCCGCGCCAAGGACCTGGAGGTGGTGCTCCGGGAGGCATACGCGCACCCGGCGGTGGAGGGCATCGTCTTCTGGGGCTTCTTGCAGGGCACCATGTGGCGCGAGAACGCCTGGCTCGTCGACGCCGACGGCACCGTCAACGAGGCCGGCCAGATGTTCCTCAACCTGCAGAGGGAGTGGAAGACGGACGCGCGCGGGAAcgtcgacggcgacggcgactTCAAGTTCAGGGGCTTCTACGGCAGGTACGTCGTGGAGGTCACGACCGCGACGGGGAAGCAGATGCTCAAGACCTTCACCGTGGAGAAAGGGGACAACAACACAGCTCTCCTCGTGGATTTGGCCGACGCCTGA